Proteins from a single region of Gambusia affinis linkage group LG12, SWU_Gaff_1.0, whole genome shotgun sequence:
- the LOC122841714 gene encoding zinc finger protein 771-like, translating to MSSVQHLREFIRERLTAAAQEIFTEVEKTIICYEEELDAQRRMMGINWKPEIKLHRIGSELQRQSSDLQKPSVSNEDEASAIQQAFSLASRSSQDQKEAEPQWTEEEQMEPQQKWMKGEDEPEPTLLKDKEIEFPLTYVKEEELESSVHQHEQQPPEHLPTGQNQKNLCSSQEGEQLVQKQFVALIETSTLQEDDMNEEKGKTEQLSLLISPVVESKDQEGSSSSESESQSDTSTKKTSFKCDICGRCYPQQYKLKNHYKTHTGPKAIHTGERPFSCQLCGKRFSRLGNLKVHKRTHTGEKPFSCQSCGKSFCQISILNRHKTIHTGERPFSCQSCGKRFSRLGNLKNHKRTHTGEKPFSCQSCGKSFCQISILNRHKTIHTSEKPFSCQTCGRRFSRKDNLNIHMKTHTARRLL from the exons atgtcttcagttcagcaTCTCAGAGAGTTTATCAGAGAGagactaactgctgctgctcaagaAATCTTCACCGAGGTTGAAAAAACCATCATTTGCTACGAGGAAGAGCTCGATGCTCAGCGCAGAATGATGGGGATCAACTGGAAACCAGAAATTAAGCTACACAGAATCGGTtcggagctgcagagacaaagtTCTG ACCTCCAAAAGCCAAGTGTCTCCAATGAGGATGAAGCTTCTGCCATCCAACAAGCCTTTAGCCTGGCAAGTAGGTCCAGTCAGGACCAGAAAGAAGCAGAACCTCAGTGGACTGAAGAGGAACAGATGGAACCACAACAAAAATGGATGAAAGGAGAGGATGAACCAGAACCTACACTGCTCAAAGATAAGGAAATAGAATTTCCACTAACATATGTAAAAGAAGAGGAACTAGAGTCTTCAGTGCATCAACATGAACAGCAGCCACCAGAACATTTACCaactggacagaaccagaagaacctCTGCAGCAGTCAGGAGGGAGAGCAGCTTGTCCAGAAGCAGTTTGTTGCTTTGATTGAGACTTCTACTCTTCAGGAAGATGATatgaatgaagaaaaaggaaaaacagagcagctttcCCTTCTTATCTCTCCAGTGGTTGAGAGCAAAGATCAGGAAGGAAGCAGCTCCTCTGAGTCAGAGAGTCAATCTGATACCAgtacaaagaaaacatctttcaaatgtgacatttgtggGAGATGTTACCCACAAcagtacaaattaaaaaacCATTACAAAACGCACACTGGACCTAAGGCGATTCATACAGGTGAGAGGCCTTTTTCATGCCAGTTATGCGGAAAGAGATTCTCTCGGCTTGGTAATTTAAAGGTTCACAAAAGAACtcatacaggtgagaagcctttttcaTGTCAgtcctgtggaaaaagtttctgtcAAATTAGTATTTTAAATCGTCACAAGACAATACATACGGGTGAGAGGCCTTTTTCATGCCAGTCATGCGGAAAGAGATTCTCTCGGCTTGGTAATTTAAAGAATCACAAAAGAACtcatacaggtgagaagcctttttcaTGTCAgtcctgtggaaaaagtttctgtcAAATTAGTATTTTAAATCGTCACAAGACAATTCATACAAGTGAGAAGCCTTTTTCTTGTCAAACATGTGGGAGAAGATTCAGTCGAAAGGATAATTTGAACATTCACATGAAAACTCATACAGCTCGGAGACTGCTTTGA